The Coffea arabica cultivar ET-39 chromosome 3c, Coffea Arabica ET-39 HiFi, whole genome shotgun sequence genome contains a region encoding:
- the LOC113735164 gene encoding tetrahydroberberine oxidase-like has translation METTPSTKVPRIFLCSLVLIFSMPWSTKAQIHEGFLRCLHSQNNDSISQVIYTPTNTSYNSVLQSSIQNIRFLSPMERKPLVIVTPLSNFHVQLVVNCAKSNDLQIRVRSGGHDYEGLSYLSYYLQPFVIVDMRNLSRISIDTESKTAWIGAGVGLGKLYHAIAEKSPNLGFPAGTCPTVGAGGHISGGGEGTLTRKYGLAADNVIDAKIVKADGAILDRKSMGEDLFWAIRGGGGASFGVILAYRIQLVSVPSIVTVFSVNRSLEQNATKLVHLWQHIGYRLDRDLLIRVFITQARSGGKLTVQAAFQSLYLGTVAKLVPLMQESFPELGLRREDCTELSWIESAVYFSDLPSGSTVDDLVRSSPYPKNYYKNKSDYVVEPISEVALEGLWKRFFEEGAEAGMLILSPSGGRMFEISDSETPYPHRAGNIYQIQHITSWTEEENANSQRFIDWIRRLYKYMAPFVSKYPRAAYLNYRDLDLGTNREGNTSFAQASVWGMKYFKKNFYRLAHVKQEVDPSNFFRYEQSIPPFLSSLKWRNA, from the coding sequence ATGGAGACTACTCCAAGCACCAAAGTTCCACGCATATTTCTTTGTTCATtagttcttattttctcaatgCCATGGAGTACTAAAGCTCAAATTCATGAGGGATTTCTTCGGTGTCTTCATTCTCAGAACAATGACTCAATCTCCCAAGTCATTTATACGCCAACAAACACTTCGTATAATTCTGTTCTGCAATCTTCCATACAGAACATAAGATTTTTATCTCCCATGGAAAGAAAGCCCTTGGTCATAGTTACGCCACTGAGCAATTTTCACGTTCAGTTAGTTGTTAATTGTGCAAAATCCAATGACTTACAGATCAGAGTTAGATCAGGAGGCCATGATTACGAGGGTCTTTCTTATCTTTCCTATTATCTCCAGCCATTTGTTATTGTTGATATGAGGAATCTGAGTAGAATATCCATCGATACTGAGAGTAAAACGGCCTGGATTGGAGCTGGAGTAGGCCTTGGCAAACTCTATCATGCAATTGCTGAGAAGAGCCCCAATCTTGGCTTTCCAGCAGGTACATGTCCTACCGTAGGAGCAGGTGGACACATTAGTGGAGGTGGAGAAGGCACGTTGACGCGAAAATATGGCCTAGCTGCTGACAATGTCATTGATGCTAAAATTGTGAAAGCGGATGGAGCAATTCTTGATAGAAAATCAATGGGAGAGGATCTTTTCTGGGCTATTAGAGGTGGAGGAGGAGCCAGTTTTGGAGTAATTCTTGCGTACAGGATCCAATTGGTATCCGTTCCATCGATAGTTACTGTTTTTTCAGTCAACAGATCTTTAGAACAGAACGCAACCAAGCTTGTCCACCTGTGGCAACATATTGGATATAGGCTTGATCGAGACTTACTCATCAGAGTTTTTATTACACAGGCGAGGAGTGGTGGAAAATTAACAGTTCAAGCTGCATTTCAATCTTTGTACCTCGGAACAGTTGCCAAGCTTGTTCCACTGATGCAAGAAAGCTTCCCTGAGCTAGGATTACGCCGAGAAGACTGCACGGAGTTGAGCTGGATTGAGTCTGCTGTTTATTTCTCTGATCTCCCAAGTGGATCAACTGTAGATGATTTGGTACGCAGCAGTCCATATCCCAAAAATTATTACAAAAACAAATCAGACTACGTAGTCGAGCCCATCTCTGAAGTTGCATTGGAAGGATTGTGGAAAAGATTCTTCGAAGAAGGGGCTGAGGCAGGTATGCTTATCCTTTCACCATCTGGTGGAAGGATGTTTGAGATTTCAGACTCTGAAACTCCATATCCACACAGAGCTGGAAACATATACCAGATTCAGCATATCACTTCTTGGACTGAAGAGGAGAATGCAAACTCTCAAAGATTCATAGATTGGATCAGGAGGCTTTACAAATACATGGCTCCATTTGTTTCCAAATATCCCAGAGCTGCATACCTGAATTATAGAGATTTGGACTTGGGAACCAACAGGGAAGGCAACACCAGTTTTGCACAAGCTAGTGTCTGGGGTATGAagtattttaagaaaaatttctACAGGTTGGCCCATGTGAAGCAGGAGGTTGATCCAAGCAATTTTTTCAGATATGAGCAGAGCATCCCTCCTTTCTTATCCTCGTTGAAATGGAGAAATGCTTAA
- the LOC113735163 gene encoding protein STRICTOSIDINE SYNTHASE-LIKE 11-like, which translates to MMAFLFLNKKAVWSILCSCTFVFCLLPTAFCSGRLQKLDLPVPGPESYAFDLAGHGPYTGVADGRILKYEGPILGFVEYGYTKKNRSKQLCDNIDTTDLAKICGRPLGIGFYYKTGELYTADAGLGLVVVGPEGGPGKQLASGAEGVPFGLPDGLEVDQKTGVIFFTEASSRYNISQISQIISTRDASGRLLKYDPQTKKVTVLLRSLAGPAGVAISRDGSYLLVTEFLNQRVLKYWVKGPLANTTRVLVNLSGSPDKIKRNSRGDYWIGLNVQSQGPNPTTIIQGQRINGKGHILETITFSPDFNASVITEVQEYKGALYLGSLFVGYVGVYRKFPLTLI; encoded by the exons ATGATGGCATTTctatttctaaataaaaaggctGTTTGGAGTATTCTCTGCTCCTGCACCTTCGTTTTCTGTCTTCTTCCCACAGCATTTTGTTCTGGACGTTTGCAAAAGCTTGATCTACCAGTTCCTGGTCCCGAGTCCTATGCATTCGATTTGGCAGGTCATGGACCTTACACAGGCGTTGCTGATGGAAGAATTCTCAAATATGAAGGACCAATCCTTGGTTTCGTCGAGTATGGATACACGAAAAAGAACAG GTCCAAGCAATTATGTGATAATATTGATACAACAGACCTAGCAAAAATTTGTGGGAGGCCACTTGGTATAGGGTTTTACTACAAGACTGGAGAGCTCTACACAGCAGATGCTGGTCTAGGCCTTGTAGTGGTTGGACCTGAAGGAGGTCCTGGAAAACAACTTGCCTCTGGTGCAGAGGGCGTGCCATTTGGCTTGCCTGATGGCCTTGAAGTTGATCAAAAAACTGGAGTTATATTCTTTACGGAAGCAAGCTCCCGCTACAATATCAG TcaaatttcacaaataatttcCACTAGAGACGCATCAGGAAGGTTATTGAAATATGATCCACAAACGAAGAAAGTCACAGTATTGCTCAGAAGTCTTGCAGGGCCAGCAGGGGTGGCAATTAGCAGAGATGGCTCGTATCTTCTTGTGACAGAATTTCTGAACCAAAGAGTCTTGAAGTATTGGGTGAAGGGACCCCTTGCAAATACAACACGAGTTCTGGTAAACCTGTCAGGATCGCCAGATAAGATCAAGAGGAACTCTAGAGGCGATTATTGGATTGGATTGAATGTTCAAAGCCAAGGGCCAAATCCCACAACAATAATTCAAGGACAAAGGATAAATGGAAAAGGGCATATATTGGAAACAATAACCTTTAGCCCTGATTTTAATGCGTCAGTGATCACAGAAGTTCAAGAATACAAGGGTGCACTATACTTAGGTTCTCTATTTGTTGGATATGTAGGAGTATACAGGAAATTTCCGTTAACATTGATATGA